A stretch of the Pedobacter sp. MC2016-14 genome encodes the following:
- the hisF gene encoding imidazole glycerol phosphate synthase subunit HisF, whose amino-acid sequence MLSKRIIPCLDVKDGRTVKGVNFVDLKDAGDPVELAWQYAQQGADELVFLDITATHERRGTTIDMVKAVARQLNIPFTIGGGITTIADAEALLNSGADKISINSAAVRNPALIEELAKAFGVQFVVVAVDTKLVVGRNMVHLNGGRLITSLETENWIKEAESLGAGEILLTSMDHDGTKNGFDCGLLDTIAQSINIPVIASGGAGKVEHFTEVFTKTGVDAALAASVFHFGEIPIPFLKNELKKHNIPVRL is encoded by the coding sequence ATGCTGAGCAAACGCATTATACCCTGTTTGGATGTCAAAGACGGAAGAACGGTTAAAGGGGTAAATTTTGTAGACCTTAAAGATGCCGGAGACCCGGTAGAACTTGCCTGGCAATATGCGCAGCAGGGCGCTGATGAACTGGTATTTCTGGACATCACGGCCACGCATGAACGCAGGGGAACCACTATAGATATGGTTAAAGCGGTAGCCAGACAGCTAAACATCCCTTTTACCATTGGCGGCGGCATTACCACCATTGCAGATGCAGAAGCCCTATTAAATTCAGGAGCAGACAAGATCAGCATCAATTCTGCCGCAGTAAGGAACCCGGCTTTGATTGAGGAACTGGCCAAAGCTTTTGGTGTACAGTTTGTAGTGGTTGCTGTAGATACTAAATTGGTAGTTGGCCGCAATATGGTACATTTAAATGGCGGAAGGCTAATTACCAGTCTGGAAACAGAAAACTGGATTAAAGAGGCTGAAAGCCTTGGTGCAGGAGAGATCCTGCTGACTTCTATGGACCATGATGGCACTAAAAATGGCTTTGACTGTGGCTTACTTGATACCATTGCTCAATCTATCAATATTCCTGTAATTGCATCTGGTGGCGCGGGTAAAGTGGAACATTTTACAGAAGTATTTACTAAAACAGGCGTAGATGCCGCACTGGCAGCTTCTGTATTTCATTTTGGTGAAATCCCTATCCCCTTTTTAAAAAACGAATTAAAAAAACACAATATACCGGTAAGGTTATGA
- the hisB gene encoding bifunctional histidinol-phosphatase/imidazoleglycerol-phosphate dehydratase HisB: MKKILFIDRDGTLITEPEDEQIDSFAKLVFYPMSLYYLSKIARELDFELVMVTNQDGLGTDSHPEPNFWPVHNFILDTFAGEGVKFSEVIIDRTFAHENAPTRKPNTGLLQHFLTGEYDLENSFVIGDRINDVILAKNLNAKAIWLRNNDLLGANELLEKVEAVTDIIALETTKWEDIYTFLRAGSRVVTHERNTNETKISIKIDLDGTGKAEISTGLNFFDHMLDQIARHGSIDLKVITKGDLHIDEHHTVEDTGIALGEAFAKAIGNKLGLERYGFCLPMDDCLAQAAIDFGGRSWIVWDAEFKRESVGDVPTEMFYHFFKSFSDAAKCNLNIKAEGINEHHKIEAIFKAFAKAIKMAVKRDAEKLVLPSTKGVL, encoded by the coding sequence ATGAAGAAAATACTTTTTATAGACCGAGACGGCACACTGATTACAGAACCAGAAGACGAACAAATAGATTCCTTTGCCAAGCTGGTCTTCTACCCTATGTCGTTATACTACCTCTCAAAAATTGCCCGCGAGCTGGATTTTGAATTGGTGATGGTTACCAATCAGGATGGACTGGGCACAGATTCGCACCCTGAACCTAACTTTTGGCCAGTACACAATTTTATCCTGGATACGTTTGCCGGTGAGGGGGTTAAGTTTAGCGAAGTAATTATTGACCGCACTTTTGCCCATGAGAATGCACCTACACGTAAACCCAATACAGGTTTATTACAACATTTTTTAACAGGTGAATATGATCTTGAAAACTCATTTGTAATCGGCGACCGCATCAATGATGTAATCCTGGCAAAAAACCTGAATGCAAAAGCCATCTGGCTGCGCAACAATGACCTGTTGGGCGCCAACGAACTGCTGGAAAAGGTAGAAGCGGTAACAGACATTATTGCTTTGGAAACGACAAAATGGGAAGACATTTACACCTTTCTGAGGGCTGGAAGTCGCGTGGTAACACACGAACGCAATACCAACGAAACCAAAATCAGCATTAAAATTGATCTTGATGGTACCGGAAAAGCAGAGATCTCTACAGGCCTCAACTTTTTTGACCATATGCTGGATCAAATTGCACGTCATGGCAGCATTGACTTAAAGGTCATCACCAAAGGCGATTTACACATTGATGAACACCATACAGTTGAAGATACCGGAATTGCACTTGGAGAAGCTTTTGCTAAAGCCATAGGCAACAAATTAGGTCTGGAACGTTATGGCTTTTGCCTGCCAATGGACGACTGCCTTGCGCAGGCGGCTATTGATTTTGGTGGCCGCAGCTGGATAGTTTGGGATGCAGAATTTAAACGTGAAAGCGTTGGTGATGTGCCCACAGAAATGTTCTATCACTTCTTTAAATCTTTTAGTGACGCTGCAAAATGCAACCTGAACATCAAAGCAGAGGGTATAAATGAACACCATAAAATAGAAGCTATTTTTAAAGCTTTCGCTAAAGCCATCAAAATGGCTGTTAAACGCGATGCAGAAAAACTGGTATTACCGAGTACAAAAGGCGTATTGTAA
- a CDS encoding energy transducer TonB: protein MLDSKIDLHRKEWLDVVFNQKNKSYGAYQLRQESSGNTTKALFFTSVVFVLLFVSPKIIAMIKGPEPIETFKDPTVIEIAPPPAVDPIAPPPLPVSPPAPKENQIKFPPPIVVEDAKVTDDVAPDVKDLKDANPGLKTIAGVDDGEIVITGATGISHNAAAATGTSDNLVPFEALETQPDFPGGMQKFYAYLQKTVRYPAAAQEIGLQGKVFLSFIIEKNGELTDIKVDRKLGGGTDEEAMRVLKSSPRWIPGIQNGRPVRVKYNIPISFNLAQ from the coding sequence ATGTTAGACTCAAAGATTGATTTACACAGAAAAGAATGGTTGGACGTTGTGTTCAATCAGAAAAACAAAAGTTATGGAGCGTATCAGCTTCGCCAGGAAAGCTCTGGCAATACCACAAAAGCCTTGTTTTTTACTTCGGTGGTATTTGTGCTGCTGTTTGTATCACCAAAAATCATTGCTATGATTAAAGGGCCGGAGCCAATAGAAACTTTTAAGGACCCAACTGTTATAGAAATTGCCCCACCTCCGGCAGTAGATCCCATTGCACCTCCGCCACTACCGGTAAGTCCGCCTGCACCAAAAGAAAACCAGATTAAGTTTCCGCCACCAATTGTTGTTGAAGATGCGAAAGTAACCGATGATGTTGCGCCCGATGTTAAAGATTTAAAAGATGCCAATCCGGGTTTAAAAACTATAGCCGGTGTAGATGATGGAGAAATTGTGATCACTGGCGCTACAGGTATTAGTCACAATGCTGCAGCAGCCACAGGGACGAGTGATAATCTTGTACCATTTGAGGCTTTAGAGACACAACCTGACTTTCCTGGTGGCATGCAGAAATTTTATGCTTACCTTCAAAAAACCGTAAGATATCCTGCCGCCGCACAAGAAATTGGTTTGCAAGGCAAGGTGTTTCTTTCCTTTATCATTGAAAAAAATGGAGAATTGACGGATATAAAAGTTGATAGAAAACTTGGTGGTGGTACAGATGAAGAAGCCATGCGGGTGTTAAAATCTAGCCCACGTTGGATTCCGGGTATTCAAAACGGCAGACCGGTACGTGTTAAGTACAATATTCCCATCAGCTTTAATCTGGCGCAATAA
- the hisC gene encoding histidinol-phosphate transaminase has translation MIDINSLQRENIKNLSPYSTARDEYKGQASVFLDANENSFGSPLDHAYNRYPDPLQLDLKDAISKIKGVPIENTFLGNGSDEAIDLLYRAFCEPGKDNVIILPPTYGMYEVSANINNVEIRKVNLLPSFQLDLQGIAEAIDERTKLIFICSPNNPTGNSINRSDIETILANFKGIVVIDEAYINYAKQKTFIQELTEYPNLVILQTFSKAWGLAALRLGMAFSGRPVIDILNKVKPPYNINQATQDLALKALENLEQVNEWIKITVSERAKLTEDLLGLASVKKVYPSDANFILVKVDDAAHLYNSLVDQGIITRDRSKVTLCEGCLRVTVGTPDENETLLEALKLLSNA, from the coding sequence ATGATAGACATTAACAGTTTACAACGCGAAAACATAAAAAACCTTAGCCCCTACTCTACCGCACGTGATGAATACAAGGGACAAGCAAGCGTATTTTTAGATGCCAATGAAAACAGTTTTGGTTCTCCGCTGGACCATGCTTACAACAGATATCCTGATCCATTGCAGCTGGACCTTAAAGATGCCATCAGCAAAATCAAGGGTGTGCCCATAGAAAATACCTTCCTTGGAAACGGAAGCGATGAAGCGATAGATTTGTTGTACCGTGCTTTTTGTGAGCCCGGAAAAGACAACGTAATTATCCTTCCGCCAACTTACGGAATGTATGAAGTTTCGGCGAATATCAACAACGTTGAAATCCGAAAAGTGAACCTGCTGCCGAGCTTCCAGCTAGACCTGCAGGGCATTGCCGAAGCGATAGATGAACGCACAAAACTCATCTTCATTTGCTCGCCAAATAACCCTACCGGAAACTCCATCAACCGCAGCGATATTGAAACCATTCTGGCCAACTTTAAAGGCATCGTGGTGATTGATGAAGCGTACATCAATTATGCAAAACAGAAGACTTTTATTCAAGAGCTAACGGAGTATCCGAACCTCGTTATCCTGCAAACTTTTTCTAAAGCCTGGGGACTCGCCGCACTACGTTTAGGCATGGCTTTTTCTGGTCGCCCGGTTATTGACATTCTTAACAAAGTGAAGCCGCCTTACAACATCAACCAGGCTACTCAGGATTTAGCTTTGAAGGCCCTTGAAAATTTAGAGCAGGTAAACGAATGGATTAAAATTACCGTGAGTGAAAGAGCTAAATTAACTGAAGATTTATTGGGCCTTGCCAGCGTAAAAAAAGTCTATCCTTCAGATGCTAATTTTATTTTGGTGAAAGTGGATGACGCTGCTCACCTGTACAATTCTTTGGTGGACCAGGGTATCATTACGCGTGACCGCTCTAAGGTGACCTTGTGCGAAGGATGTCTACGCGTTACAGTAGGAACACCAGATGAAAATGAAACTTTACTAGAAGCCTTAAAATTACTTTCTAACGCATAA
- a CDS encoding zeta toxin family protein, with amino-acid sequence MVAQQADFAIETTLATKSYVSLIKQAQALGYRVSLLYFWLSSPKVAIERVAKRVSKGGHHIPSETIELRYHRGISNLYTRYMSICDEWTVVNNMNLIPEVIAKSDSFGKSIINTEIWDTIFKHQ; translated from the coding sequence ATTGTAGCTCAGCAAGCTGATTTTGCGATTGAAACTACTCTTGCAACAAAAAGTTATGTTTCGTTAATTAAGCAAGCGCAAGCATTAGGCTACAGGGTGAGTCTTTTATATTTTTGGCTAAGTTCACCCAAAGTTGCCATTGAGCGGGTTGCTAAACGAGTAAGTAAAGGTGGCCATCACATCCCTTCGGAAACCATAGAACTTCGCTATCATCGAGGAATTTCGAATTTATATACACGCTACATGTCTATTTGTGATGAATGGACAGTTGTAAACAATATGAATCTTATTCCAGAAGTTATTGCTAAAAGTGATTCCTTTGGAAAATCAATTATTAATACCGAAATTTGGGACACTATCTTTAAACATCAATAG
- the hisG gene encoding ATP phosphoribosyltransferase gives MKTLKIAIQKSGRLNEKSVEILKKCGLSFENYKSSLISSVTNFPLEILFLRDDDIPEYVQDGIADLGIVGENVITETGAQVTYLQKLGFGKCTLKIAIPNDSNITEIAQLEGKAIATSYPVILEKYLKENNVNAQVRMISGSVEIGPGLGLSDAICDIVSTGGTLKSNGLKPFAEVMKSEAVIIGSEGSELNPEVQELIQRIRSVLKANETKYVVLNVAKTNLEKIVNLLPGVKSPTVVPLFDEDWVAVHSVIAEHDFWEKINSLKAAGAEGIVVMPIEKIIT, from the coding sequence TTGAAAACACTCAAAATAGCTATCCAGAAATCGGGTAGATTAAACGAAAAATCAGTAGAAATTCTTAAAAAATGTGGTTTGTCTTTTGAAAACTACAAAAGTTCCCTTATCTCTTCCGTAACTAATTTTCCATTGGAAATCCTCTTTTTAAGAGATGATGATATTCCGGAATATGTTCAGGATGGTATCGCAGATTTAGGAATTGTTGGTGAAAATGTAATCACCGAAACAGGTGCCCAGGTTACCTATTTACAGAAATTAGGTTTCGGAAAATGCACGCTTAAAATTGCCATTCCTAACGACAGCAACATCACCGAAATTGCACAATTGGAAGGCAAGGCTATCGCTACTTCTTACCCTGTAATTTTAGAAAAATACCTCAAAGAAAATAACGTAAATGCGCAGGTCCGGATGATCTCCGGCTCGGTTGAAATTGGTCCGGGTTTAGGATTGAGTGATGCGATTTGCGACATCGTTTCTACAGGAGGAACTTTAAAAAGCAACGGACTAAAACCATTTGCTGAAGTTATGAAATCTGAGGCTGTAATTATTGGCAGCGAAGGGTCAGAACTGAACCCTGAAGTACAGGAACTCATTCAGAGAATCCGCTCTGTACTGAAAGCAAATGAGACCAAATATGTGGTGCTAAATGTTGCCAAAACCAATCTTGAAAAAATTGTAAATTTACTGCCAGGTGTAAAAAGCCCTACTGTTGTTCCGCTGTTTGATGAGGACTGGGTTGCGGTTCATTCTGTAATTGCAGAGCACGACTTCTGGGAAAAGATCAACAGTCTTAAAGCAGCCGGAGCTGAAGGCATTGTGGTGATGCCGATTGAGAAAATCATCACCTGA
- the hisD gene encoding histidinol dehydrogenase, translating to MKIYTYTNLSKQEIEQLSLRHLEDDASIEQRVKAIVNTVKQDGDKALFSYASEFDKVELDSLFIEKAEIDAIANTIPDDAKKAIDIAYSNIKTFHAAQKQTEEKVETMPGVSCWRETRAIERVGLYIPGGTAVLPSTFLMLGIPAVLAGCQEIVVCSPPQKDGKTNCYLAYCAQLLGIDRIYLIGGAQAIAAMAYGTASVPKVYKIFGPGNRYVTQAKQLIQSTTMTAIDMPAGPSEVLVLADETANPSYVASDLLAQAEHGVDSQAILVATSTQIIAQVLKELDIQLNALPRKALAAEAIANSYAVLVDNLADGMEYSNVYGPEHLILATTEYEQLIPLIHNAGSVFLGNLTPESAGDYASGTNHTLPTSGFAKAYSGVSLDSFVKKITFQHISSSGLANIGPTVEVLAAAEGLQAHKNAITIRLNS from the coding sequence TTGAAAATCTACACATATACCAACTTATCTAAACAAGAGATTGAGCAATTGAGTTTAAGACACCTGGAAGATGATGCCAGCATTGAGCAAAGGGTAAAAGCGATTGTAAATACAGTGAAGCAGGATGGGGACAAGGCCTTGTTCAGCTACGCCAGTGAATTTGATAAGGTGGAACTGGATTCACTTTTTATAGAGAAAGCTGAAATTGATGCCATCGCAAACACCATCCCTGATGATGCAAAAAAAGCGATAGATATTGCTTACAGCAACATTAAAACTTTTCATGCCGCACAAAAACAGACAGAAGAAAAGGTAGAAACTATGCCTGGTGTATCCTGCTGGCGGGAAACCCGGGCCATTGAGCGCGTTGGCTTATACATTCCGGGAGGTACAGCAGTATTGCCTAGTACTTTTTTGATGTTGGGCATACCAGCAGTACTGGCCGGATGCCAGGAAATTGTAGTTTGCTCACCCCCTCAAAAAGACGGCAAAACAAACTGTTATTTGGCTTATTGTGCCCAATTGCTGGGAATAGATCGGATTTACCTGATTGGTGGCGCTCAGGCCATCGCAGCTATGGCATACGGCACAGCAAGCGTACCGAAGGTATACAAGATCTTCGGGCCGGGAAACCGATACGTTACCCAGGCTAAGCAATTGATCCAGTCTACCACCATGACAGCGATAGATATGCCGGCAGGCCCATCAGAGGTTTTAGTGCTCGCTGATGAGACTGCCAATCCGTCATACGTCGCATCCGACCTGCTTGCTCAGGCTGAACATGGCGTTGATAGTCAGGCTATCCTCGTTGCCACCTCAACACAAATTATAGCTCAGGTTTTAAAAGAACTGGACATTCAGCTGAATGCCTTGCCAAGGAAGGCTCTTGCCGCTGAGGCTATCGCCAATTCCTATGCTGTATTGGTGGATAACCTGGCCGATGGCATGGAATACAGCAACGTCTACGGACCCGAGCACCTGATTCTGGCTACAACGGAGTACGAGCAACTTATTCCCCTGATTCACAACGCTGGTTCTGTGTTTTTGGGCAATTTAACGCCTGAAAGCGCAGGAGATTATGCTTCCGGAACTAACCATACCCTACCCACAAGTGGCTTTGCAAAAGCGTATTCAGGTGTTTCACTTGATTCTTTTGTAAAAAAGATCACTTTCCAGCACATCAGTAGCAGTGGTTTAGCTAATATTGGCCCCACTGTTGAAGTACTTGCCGCTGCAGAAGGCCTGCAGGCGCACAAAAATGCAATCACCATTCGTTTAAATTCCTAA
- a CDS encoding DUF6266 family protein encodes MAKYSEGINGPFSGKIGTAVGASWCGIPYMRSLPKERIVPFSDNQLKQQGKMALLRNFLLAINQLVVKGFKNGDKKTPMNSALSYNMSCAVAGIAPAYKVDFPKLLFTKGDLFCAWSPVAESFESKTIDFKWTNGPFTPLCNENDEAIMVIYCPEKKSFIYLRQAALRGDCQARMMLPESFAGHSVHCYLTFFSANGSLSSSNTYLGEITIA; translated from the coding sequence ATGGCAAAATATTCAGAAGGAATCAATGGCCCATTCTCGGGGAAGATTGGTACAGCAGTCGGTGCAAGCTGGTGCGGAATCCCTTATATGAGGAGTCTGCCCAAGGAAAGAATAGTACCATTTAGTGACAATCAGTTAAAGCAACAGGGGAAAATGGCCTTGTTAAGAAATTTTTTATTGGCGATCAACCAATTGGTTGTAAAAGGGTTTAAAAATGGTGATAAAAAGACGCCGATGAATTCTGCCTTGTCTTATAACATGAGTTGCGCAGTCGCAGGTATTGCACCTGCCTACAAGGTAGATTTTCCAAAATTGCTATTTACAAAGGGTGATCTTTTTTGTGCATGGAGCCCTGTTGCGGAATCATTTGAAAGCAAAACAATTGATTTCAAATGGACAAACGGCCCTTTCACCCCGCTTTGTAATGAAAATGATGAAGCAATCATGGTTATTTACTGCCCTGAAAAAAAATCATTTATCTACTTAAGGCAAGCTGCATTGAGAGGCGACTGTCAGGCCAGGATGATGTTGCCTGAATCTTTTGCCGGGCATTCGGTTCATTGCTACCTCACCTTTTTTTCTGCTAACGGTAGTCTATCTTCATCAAATACGTATTTGGGTGAAATTACAATAGCTTAA
- a CDS encoding WD40 repeat domain-containing protein, with the protein MLKHLHTLKGHQNPIYTIANGTKPGVIYTAGNDKGVVEWSLDTMAFVKVILPVQTSVYALHRYNNLLFVAQKNGLILVFDLNLQQTVASLHFHEKAVFDIRTIPSKNELISTGEDGIVAVWSLADYTLLYHFPVINNTVRTLALSKDEKEIAIGSKDGVVRIYQSADYSLVRELSGHTFPITALQYSPEGHQLLSGSRDAQLKVWNLPDYSLQQNIPAHMFSVYSIVFHPTLPLFATCSQDKSIKIWDSKEFKLYKILSLEKNTEGHLHSVNKLLWTPDGKHLISTGDDRQVMVWDFS; encoded by the coding sequence ATGTTAAAGCACCTGCATACCCTTAAAGGACACCAAAATCCCATTTATACCATTGCAAACGGTACAAAACCTGGCGTAATCTATACAGCGGGCAACGATAAGGGTGTGGTAGAATGGTCATTGGATACGATGGCCTTTGTAAAAGTAATTCTACCTGTGCAAACTTCTGTTTATGCTTTGCACAGGTACAACAACCTGCTGTTTGTAGCACAAAAAAATGGCCTCATCCTGGTGTTTGACCTGAACCTGCAGCAAACAGTTGCTTCTCTGCATTTCCATGAAAAAGCCGTTTTTGACATCAGAACCATCCCCTCAAAAAATGAACTCATCAGCACAGGCGAGGATGGAATTGTGGCGGTTTGGTCGCTTGCAGATTATACCCTGCTGTACCACTTCCCCGTGATCAATAACACGGTGAGAACGCTTGCACTGAGCAAAGATGAAAAAGAAATTGCCATTGGCAGCAAAGATGGCGTAGTGAGAATTTACCAGTCGGCAGATTACAGCCTTGTTCGTGAATTATCCGGGCATACATTTCCCATTACAGCATTACAATATTCTCCAGAAGGCCATCAGCTTCTTTCAGGAAGCAGGGATGCGCAGTTAAAAGTATGGAACCTGCCAGACTATAGCCTGCAGCAAAATATCCCGGCACATATGTTTAGTGTCTACAGCATCGTTTTCCATCCCACACTGCCCCTTTTTGCCACCTGCAGCCAGGATAAAAGCATTAAGATCTGGGACAGTAAAGAATTTAAGCTGTACAAGATCTTAAGCCTTGAAAAAAACACAGAAGGACACCTTCATTCCGTAAACAAACTGCTTTGGACACCTGACGGCAAACATCTGATTTCTACAGGTGATGACCGCCAGGTGATGGTATGGGATTTTAGTTAA
- the hisIE gene encoding bifunctional phosphoribosyl-AMP cyclohydrolase/phosphoribosyl-ATP diphosphatase HisIE codes for MNIDFEKTDGLVPVIIQDVQTLEVLMLGYMNQEAWNKTQAEGKVTFYSRSKKRLWTKGEESGNFLFVKESHIDCDNDTLLIKASPVGPTCHTGSRSCFKTNYNQNFIFELEKIIGDRYDNPVEGSYVNKLRNKGLNKIAQKVGEEGVETVIAALNETEEEFIGESSDLIFHLLVLLREKGKTLNDIALNLESRHK; via the coding sequence ATGAATATAGATTTTGAAAAAACCGATGGATTGGTTCCTGTCATTATTCAGGATGTACAAACATTGGAAGTGTTGATGCTGGGATATATGAACCAGGAAGCCTGGAATAAAACGCAAGCAGAAGGCAAAGTAACTTTTTACTCGCGCTCTAAAAAACGGCTTTGGACCAAAGGTGAAGAAAGTGGGAATTTTCTGTTTGTTAAAGAAAGCCATATCGACTGTGATAACGACACCCTATTGATTAAAGCAAGTCCTGTAGGCCCAACTTGTCATACTGGAAGCAGAAGCTGTTTTAAAACCAATTATAACCAGAACTTTATTTTTGAACTGGAAAAAATCATCGGCGACAGGTACGACAACCCTGTTGAAGGGTCTTATGTGAATAAACTGCGCAACAAAGGCCTGAATAAAATAGCCCAGAAAGTGGGTGAAGAAGGTGTAGAAACTGTAATTGCCGCATTAAATGAAACAGAAGAGGAATTTATTGGCGAAAGTTCTGACCTCATTTTCCACCTGCTGGTATTGCTACGGGAAAAAGGAAAAACACTAAATGACATTGCCCTTAACCTGGAAAGCCGTCATAAATAA
- the hisH gene encoding imidazole glycerol phosphate synthase subunit HisH — MIGIVNYGAGNIFSLTSALDRLNIPYGMVNTEEELQAYSHIIIPGVGHAGTAMKKLEDTGLVEAIKALTKPVLGICVGMQLITAHSEEGDADMMKIFPLKTKLFDKDKGIKIPHMGWNNISHKNNLLFEGVENEAQFYFVHSYFIEYNPTFDIATANYGMPFSAAIQKDNFYGVQFHPEKSGAAGERLLKNFSNLR; from the coding sequence ATGATTGGAATTGTAAATTATGGCGCGGGCAACATCTTTTCGCTGACTTCTGCGCTCGACAGACTTAACATTCCTTACGGGATGGTAAATACAGAAGAAGAATTACAGGCTTACAGCCATATCATTATTCCGGGTGTTGGACACGCCGGCACCGCCATGAAAAAACTGGAAGATACGGGATTGGTAGAGGCCATTAAAGCGTTAACCAAGCCCGTATTGGGGATTTGTGTGGGGATGCAGCTGATTACAGCGCATTCTGAAGAAGGTGATGCCGATATGATGAAGATTTTTCCCTTAAAAACAAAACTGTTTGATAAGGATAAAGGCATCAAAATTCCGCACATGGGTTGGAACAACATCAGCCATAAAAACAATTTATTATTCGAAGGTGTTGAAAACGAGGCACAATTTTACTTCGTTCATTCGTACTTTATTGAATATAACCCTACTTTTGACATCGCAACTGCAAATTACGGAATGCCGTTTTCTGCAGCCATACAAAAAGACAATTTTTATGGCGTCCAGTTTCATCCTGAAAAGTCAGGTGCGGCGGGCGAACGTTTATTAAAGAATTTTTCAAACTTAAGATAA
- the hisA gene encoding 1-(5-phosphoribosyl)-5-[(5-phosphoribosylamino)methylideneamino]imidazole-4-carboxamide isomerase: MYIIPAIDILDGKVVRLREGDYDQKTVYDVSIADMIETYRSNGTEFIHIIDLNGAKGDFSNQAELFDIIKKTDMRVQYGGGIRTIEQVTGLLDAGIHRVIVGTQAITNPDFLSDLSKEVGKKYDYANRIVIAIDVLDEVIKYSGWMESSPIKLMDYVDKCLQLGFFRFLCTDINKDGKLGGAAIDLYKKLLEHSPFIKLIASGGVSSMEDIEELAKLEVRSVVVGKAIYENRITIEEIKEWNLRAMTSL; the protein is encoded by the coding sequence ATGTACATTATTCCCGCAATTGATATTTTAGATGGAAAAGTTGTTCGCCTGAGGGAAGGCGACTACGACCAAAAAACGGTTTACGATGTTTCCATCGCCGACATGATTGAAACTTACCGTTCTAATGGTACTGAGTTTATTCATATCATTGATTTAAATGGCGCAAAAGGCGATTTCAGCAACCAGGCCGAGTTGTTTGACATCATTAAAAAAACCGACATGCGTGTACAATACGGAGGCGGTATCCGCACCATTGAGCAAGTAACGGGTTTACTGGATGCTGGGATCCATAGGGTAATTGTAGGTACACAGGCCATTACCAATCCAGATTTTCTGTCTGACCTCAGTAAAGAAGTTGGTAAGAAATATGATTATGCCAACCGCATTGTAATTGCTATTGATGTATTAGACGAGGTAATTAAATATTCGGGCTGGATGGAAAGCTCTCCTATAAAACTGATGGATTACGTTGACAAATGTTTACAGTTAGGCTTTTTCAGGTTCCTGTGTACCGACATCAATAAAGATGGCAAATTAGGTGGCGCAGCAATTGACCTTTACAAAAAACTATTGGAACACTCTCCGTTCATTAAACTGATTGCCTCTGGAGGCGTAAGTTCTATGGAAGACATTGAAGAACTGGCCAAACTGGAAGTAAGATCTGTAGTGGTAGGGAAAGCGATTTACGAAAACCGCATTACCATTGAAGAGATTAAAGAATGGAACCTTAGGGCGATGACTTCCCTTTAA